A part of Candidatus Deferrimicrobium borealis genomic DNA contains:
- the murC gene encoding UDP-N-acetylmuramate--L-alanine ligase, whose product MYRKGLLIHFVGIGGIGMSGIAELLLNLGYRVSGSDLRRSDTTERLERLGAEVRTEHSASNIPPDGHVVVVSSAVRPDNPEVLEAHRRKIPVIPRAEMLAELMRMKYGIAIAGTHGKTTTTSMVATVLAAAGWDPTAVVGGKLNSLGSNAKLGQGEFLVAEADESDGSFLKLSPTVAVVTNIDPEHLDFYSGIGQIKETFLHFINKVPFYGFSVLCIDHPNVQELIPSVEKTFVTYGFSRSADYRAEEVVATGMTNRFAVFARGERLGEVLLRAPGRHNVSNALAAAAVALELGIPFDQVREGLSAYAGVGRRFQVKGEIDGVTVVDDYGHHPVEVRATLAAAREVWPDRRIVVGFQPHRYSRTRALFKEFLSAFQDADVLLVFEVYSAGEEPIEGATGEALCSAVRDHGHREAMYLGKSAGAGEAVRATLRPGDIFLTMGAGDVWKLGESLLPR is encoded by the coding sequence ATGTATAGGAAGGGACTCCTCATCCACTTCGTCGGGATCGGCGGCATCGGGATGAGCGGGATCGCGGAACTGCTCCTGAACCTCGGGTACCGGGTGTCCGGGTCCGACCTGCGCCGATCCGACACGACGGAGCGGCTCGAGCGGCTCGGGGCGGAGGTGCGGACGGAACACTCCGCCTCGAACATCCCCCCCGACGGCCATGTTGTGGTCGTCTCCTCGGCGGTCCGGCCCGACAACCCCGAGGTCCTCGAGGCGCACCGCCGGAAGATTCCCGTGATCCCGCGCGCCGAAATGCTGGCGGAGTTGATGCGGATGAAGTACGGCATCGCGATCGCCGGAACGCACGGGAAGACGACGACGACCTCGATGGTCGCCACCGTGCTCGCGGCGGCCGGCTGGGACCCGACGGCGGTCGTGGGTGGAAAGCTGAACAGCCTCGGATCCAACGCGAAGCTGGGCCAAGGGGAGTTCCTTGTGGCGGAGGCGGACGAGAGCGACGGCTCGTTCCTGAAACTCTCTCCCACCGTGGCGGTGGTCACCAACATCGACCCGGAGCACCTCGATTTCTACTCGGGGATCGGGCAGATCAAGGAGACGTTCCTCCACTTCATCAACAAGGTCCCCTTCTACGGGTTCTCGGTCCTGTGCATCGACCACCCGAACGTCCAGGAGTTGATCCCCTCGGTGGAGAAGACCTTCGTTACCTATGGGTTCTCCCGATCCGCGGATTACCGTGCGGAAGAGGTGGTCGCGACCGGGATGACGAACCGGTTTGCCGTCTTCGCGAGGGGTGAGCGGCTCGGCGAGGTACTCCTCCGGGCGCCCGGGCGCCACAACGTCAGCAACGCCCTGGCCGCGGCGGCGGTCGCCCTGGAACTCGGGATCCCGTTCGACCAGGTGCGGGAGGGACTGTCCGCGTACGCCGGAGTGGGGCGGCGCTTCCAGGTGAAGGGGGAGATCGACGGCGTCACGGTGGTGGACGATTACGGTCACCACCCCGTGGAGGTCCGGGCGACGCTCGCCGCGGCGCGGGAGGTCTGGCCCGATCGGCGCATCGTCGTCGGATTTCAGCCGCACCGGTACTCGCGCACCCGTGCGCTGTTCAAGGAGTTCCTCTCGGCGTTCCAGGATGCGGACGTCCTGCTCGTCTTCGAGGTGTACTCCGCGGGGGAGGAGCCGATCGAGGGCGCCACCGGCGAAGCGTTGTGCTCCGCGGTCCGGGATCACGGACACCGGGAGGCCATGTATCTGGGCAAATCCGCGGGAGCGGGGGAGGCGGTTCGCGCCACCCTGCGACCGGGAGACATCTTTCTGACGATGGGGGCCGGCGATGTCTGGAAACTGGGCGAAAGCCTTCTCCCGCGGTAG
- a CDS encoding D-alanine--D-alanine ligase yields MSERSAFAGRKVGVFLGGVSAEREVSLRTGAAAAAALRRLGYDVREIDIREDWLGAVRGAGVDVAFLALHGRFGEDGCIQAACELARLPYTGSGVAASAVAMSKVLGKRVAASAGVPCPPDVVYEGADRPGVKPPDFGFPLVVKPDREGSTVGITIVRGPDQWEAALAEAAKHDSRILAEGFIPGREITVGILNGKVLPAIEIVPKSGFYDYQSKYTAGRTEYVIPVPMDRDILLRAAEYTRRAAWAMGLRGAARLDYRVDPAGNVFFLEANTIPGMTETSLLPKAAKFDGLSFDDLVAAILSDAGLGK; encoded by the coding sequence ATGTCTGAGCGGTCCGCATTCGCCGGGAGGAAAGTGGGCGTATTCCTGGGCGGGGTTTCCGCCGAGCGGGAGGTCTCTCTCCGTACGGGGGCGGCGGCCGCCGCGGCTCTGCGGCGACTCGGCTACGACGTCCGCGAGATCGACATCCGGGAGGACTGGCTGGGGGCGGTTCGGGGCGCGGGAGTCGACGTCGCGTTCCTCGCCCTGCACGGCCGGTTCGGGGAGGACGGCTGCATCCAGGCCGCGTGCGAGCTCGCCCGGCTTCCGTACACGGGGTCCGGGGTCGCGGCCTCGGCCGTCGCGATGAGCAAGGTGCTGGGGAAGCGGGTCGCGGCCTCGGCGGGTGTGCCGTGCCCGCCCGACGTGGTGTATGAGGGGGCGGATCGCCCGGGGGTGAAACCGCCCGATTTCGGTTTCCCCCTCGTGGTGAAGCCCGACAGGGAAGGATCCACCGTGGGCATCACGATCGTCCGCGGCCCGGACCAGTGGGAAGCGGCGCTGGCCGAGGCTGCGAAGCACGACAGCCGCATACTGGCGGAGGGATTCATCCCCGGGCGGGAGATCACCGTCGGGATCCTGAACGGAAAGGTCCTCCCCGCGATCGAGATCGTCCCGAAGTCCGGCTTCTACGACTACCAGTCCAAGTACACCGCGGGCCGGACGGAGTATGTGATCCCGGTTCCGATGGACCGGGACATCCTCCTCCGCGCCGCGGAGTACACGCGGCGCGCCGCCTGGGCGATGGGACTGCGGGGGGCCGCGCGGCTCGATTATCGCGTCGATCCGGCGGGGAACGTGTTCTTCCTCGAGGCGAACACGATCCCGGGGATGACCGAGACGAGCCTCCTCCCCAAGGCGGCGAAGTTCGACGGCCTGTCCTTCGACGATCTCGTTGCCGCGATCCTTTCCGACGCGGGGCTCGGAAAATAG
- the murF gene encoding UDP-N-acetylmuramoyl-tripeptide--D-alanyl-D-alanine ligase: MTLPDVIGAIHPLREAGGISPSEPIGAVTTDSRHVGRGSVFIALPGERADGADFVGEAFGKGALAAIVSEAGARKVPGGLAGTKPVFVVRDPVEALGDMARAHRLRHRGIPLVGITGSSGKTTTKEMLFCLLSRSRRVLRNPGNRNNLIGMPLALLELSGEHDAAILEMGSNAPGEIARLAGIACPDISVITNIAPAHLEGFRTMEGVAREKGDIFRALDVAGTAVVNATDLRVVREAGRCRAEKVHYGVALNDFSGRIVSMSDAGMRIAVQTPAGEFSSFVGIAGEHHLMNALAATAAAFTLGMRPVEMEEGFADFVSVPGRFHAVPLRGGGLLLDDSYNANPASTEAALRSLASLARGRRTVVVFGDMLELGESSPASHFRIGHLIAALSVDRLFAFGAGAAHTARGAKEGGMSGAAIDHTTDSGRLREAVRGFVAEGDVVLVKGSRGMRLDEVAADLMEVMA, from the coding sequence ATGACGCTCCCCGATGTGATCGGGGCGATCCACCCGTTGCGTGAGGCGGGGGGGATCTCCCCGTCGGAGCCGATCGGGGCGGTCACTACCGACAGCCGTCACGTCGGGCGGGGTTCCGTCTTCATCGCCCTCCCGGGGGAGCGCGCCGACGGGGCGGACTTCGTCGGCGAGGCGTTCGGGAAAGGCGCGCTCGCCGCGATCGTCTCGGAGGCGGGCGCGCGGAAGGTGCCGGGCGGATTGGCCGGTACGAAGCCGGTCTTCGTCGTCCGGGATCCCGTGGAAGCCCTCGGCGACATGGCGCGCGCCCATCGGCTTCGCCACCGGGGCATCCCCCTGGTGGGAATCACCGGGAGCTCCGGGAAGACGACAACGAAGGAGATGCTGTTCTGTCTCCTCTCGCGGTCCCGCCGGGTTCTGCGAAATCCCGGAAACCGGAACAACCTGATCGGGATGCCCCTGGCGTTGCTCGAACTGTCCGGGGAGCACGACGCGGCGATCCTCGAGATGGGATCCAACGCCCCGGGGGAGATCGCCCGGCTGGCCGGCATCGCCTGCCCCGACATCTCGGTGATCACCAACATCGCCCCCGCGCACCTCGAGGGGTTCCGCACCATGGAAGGGGTCGCGCGCGAGAAGGGGGACATTTTCCGGGCCCTTGACGTCGCGGGCACCGCCGTGGTCAACGCGACCGACCTCCGCGTCGTCCGCGAGGCGGGCCGTTGCCGCGCGGAAAAGGTCCACTACGGCGTCGCGCTGAACGACTTCTCCGGCCGGATCGTCTCGATGTCCGACGCGGGGATGCGGATCGCCGTTCAAACACCTGCGGGCGAGTTCTCCTCCTTCGTCGGGATCGCCGGGGAGCATCACCTGATGAACGCCCTTGCGGCGACGGCCGCCGCCTTCACCCTCGGGATGCGCCCCGTGGAGATGGAGGAGGGGTTCGCGGATTTCGTCTCCGTGCCGGGCCGGTTTCACGCCGTGCCGCTTCGGGGAGGCGGGCTCCTGCTGGACGACAGCTACAACGCCAATCCCGCATCCACCGAGGCTGCGTTGCGCTCCCTCGCGTCGCTGGCCCGGGGTCGACGCACCGTCGTCGTGTTCGGCGACATGCTGGAACTCGGAGAGAGCTCTCCCGCGTCGCATTTCCGGATCGGACACCTGATCGCCGCTCTCTCCGTGGACCGGCTCTTCGCGTTCGGCGCCGGCGCGGCCCATACAGCGCGCGGGGCGAAGGAGGGCGGGATGAGCGGCGCCGCGATCGATCACACGACCGACAGCGGGCGGCTCCGTGAGGCGGTGCGCGGATTCGTCGCGGAAGGGGACGTCGTCCTGGTGAAGGGATCGCGGGGGATGCGCCTCGACGAGGTGGCGGCGGATCTCATGGAGGTCATGGCGTAA
- the ftsW gene encoding putative lipid II flippase FtsW, which translates to MILGKRHENLILALCALSLTVLGMIMIYSATNVMAGSSARYGFDPAYFFKRQVLFLAIGIALAMGLSRVDHDFYRRRIGWIVGAAFLLLLLVYIPGIRHTANGASRWINLRLFTFQPSEFAKFALLAFAAWAIDRNGGNPKQGYRAFLPMLAVMGLFVAVILKEPDFGMAVVIIVSFLVIVFIAGFPWKLLAAVAAAGAVAGTLLILAKPYRVARIQAFLDPISQARAAGYQVVQSLIAFSNGGLLGAGVGGGKQKLFYLPEMHTDYIFSVIGEECGFAGVTLVGACFLTMVWVGYRIARRARDPFGMYLAMGVSSVIGIQALMNMMVGLSMLPPKGMVLPFLSYGGSSLILHLAAIGVLMNISLKGADGIATADDRSRGRDRWARLSGDRPC; encoded by the coding sequence ATGATCCTCGGGAAACGCCACGAGAACCTGATCCTCGCGCTGTGCGCCCTCTCGCTCACGGTTCTCGGCATGATCATGATCTACAGCGCGACGAACGTCATGGCGGGCTCGTCGGCCCGGTACGGGTTCGACCCCGCGTACTTCTTCAAGCGCCAGGTCCTGTTCCTGGCGATCGGGATCGCCTTGGCCATGGGGCTGTCGCGCGTCGACCACGACTTCTACCGCCGGCGGATCGGGTGGATCGTCGGGGCGGCCTTCCTGCTTCTGCTGCTGGTGTACATCCCGGGGATCAGGCACACGGCGAACGGCGCTTCCCGGTGGATCAACCTGCGCCTCTTCACCTTCCAGCCCTCCGAGTTCGCCAAGTTCGCCCTGCTCGCCTTCGCCGCGTGGGCCATCGACCGGAACGGGGGGAACCCGAAGCAGGGGTACCGCGCATTCCTCCCGATGCTGGCGGTGATGGGGCTGTTCGTCGCCGTGATCCTGAAGGAGCCCGACTTCGGGATGGCCGTCGTGATCATCGTGTCGTTCCTCGTGATCGTGTTCATCGCCGGGTTCCCCTGGAAACTCCTGGCCGCCGTCGCCGCCGCGGGCGCCGTGGCCGGCACTCTCCTCATCCTGGCCAAGCCGTACCGGGTTGCGCGGATCCAGGCGTTCCTCGACCCGATCTCGCAGGCCCGGGCGGCGGGGTACCAGGTCGTGCAGTCCCTGATCGCCTTTTCCAACGGGGGCCTCCTCGGAGCGGGCGTCGGCGGAGGGAAGCAGAAGCTGTTCTACCTTCCGGAGATGCACACCGACTACATTTTTTCGGTGATCGGGGAGGAGTGCGGGTTCGCCGGCGTGACCCTCGTAGGCGCGTGTTTCCTCACCATGGTGTGGGTGGGATACCGGATCGCGCGCCGGGCGCGGGACCCGTTCGGCATGTACCTCGCCATGGGGGTTTCCTCGGTGATCGGAATCCAGGCGCTGATGAACATGATGGTGGGGCTTTCGATGCTCCCGCCGAAGGGAATGGTGCTCCCGTTCCTGAGTTACGGGGGGAGTTCCCTGATTCTGCACCTGGCGGCGATCGGCGTGTTGATGAACATATCCCTGAAGGGGGCGGATGGCATTGCCACTGCGGATGATCGTAGCCGGGGGAGGGACCGGTGGGCACGTCTTTCCGGGGATCGCCCTTGCTGA
- a CDS encoding FtsQ-type POTRA domain-containing protein, with protein sequence MIEYRAYHKTRPRKRGSVGQAVRKKDKARARAGEPKPSRGRLRLIAWVSAGLLAVGFTGVAFASAYSWLTRSPLFTVRTVDMNRCANVSLEEVWAIVRGDGSGILWSVPSKEIARRLSGHPWVRSVSVRKSFPDRLVVRVQERIPVAMVNLDALHYLDEEGRPFKRLTAYDPKNLAIVTGFSRGELLRKDPVTVRNLQKTLDLLRGVEAGALRQNVSEIHFDAQDGYTVVTRDAGLQLKVGTMDVKEAIRRIETAMPRISGMPRASGIADLKTEGRVFMRPGE encoded by the coding sequence ATGATCGAGTACCGCGCATACCACAAGACCCGCCCCCGAAAGCGGGGAAGCGTCGGGCAGGCCGTTCGGAAGAAGGACAAGGCCCGGGCCCGGGCCGGGGAGCCGAAGCCGTCGCGGGGACGCCTGCGCCTGATCGCGTGGGTATCCGCCGGCCTGCTCGCCGTCGGGTTCACCGGCGTGGCGTTCGCCTCCGCCTATTCGTGGCTCACGCGGTCGCCGCTCTTCACGGTGCGCACCGTCGACATGAACCGGTGCGCGAACGTCTCTCTCGAGGAAGTGTGGGCGATCGTCCGCGGAGACGGGTCGGGCATCCTCTGGTCCGTTCCGTCGAAAGAGATCGCCCGGCGCCTGTCCGGACACCCGTGGGTCCGCTCCGTCTCGGTCCGCAAGTCCTTTCCGGACCGCCTGGTGGTGCGTGTCCAGGAGCGGATCCCGGTCGCCATGGTGAATCTGGACGCCCTCCACTACCTCGACGAGGAGGGTCGCCCGTTCAAGCGGTTGACCGCGTACGACCCGAAGAACCTCGCCATCGTCACGGGATTTTCGCGGGGGGAGCTCCTCCGGAAGGACCCGGTCACGGTGCGGAATCTTCAGAAGACCCTCGACCTGCTGCGGGGCGTCGAGGCGGGCGCGCTTCGCCAGAACGTGTCCGAGATCCATTTCGACGCACAGGACGGCTACACGGTGGTGACCCGGGACGCCGGGTTGCAGCTAAAGGTCGGGACGATGGACGTCAAGGAGGCGATTCGCCGGATCGAGACGGCCATGCCCAGGATATCGGGGATGCCCCGTGCTTCCGGGATCGCAGATCTCAAGACAGAGGGCCGCGTTTTCATGCGGCCGGGGGAGTGA
- the murD gene encoding UDP-N-acetylmuramoyl-L-alanine--D-glutamate ligase gives MTVEPFAEKPVIVAGAGRSGLLAARLLAGEGARVTLRDDRPRADVEASLCEPIPAGIAFLRGMPGEEEARGSALLVVSPGVPRERLPLSALAAAGVPVWGELELGFRRFQGKVAAITGTNGKSTVTTLVGGMASGAFPKVFVGGNLGTPFVAAAGAPCDWGVVEVSSFQLESIGSFRPRVAALLNLTEDHRDRYAAKEAYFEAKMAIFRNQGPSDTAVVNADDPEVTARLGSIRARLLPFSVSRALEEGAFLSGGEMVLRTASGEERYPRAALKIPGLQNVENALAAIAVARSMGVPPPAVLAELARFPGLPHRVEFVRSVAGVSYYNDSKGTNVGAVLAALDGFPEPVVLIAGGKDKGVDFRPLRAALGRKARAVVLLGEARDRMARELAGAAPVTVAGSLAQAVRAAADTARAGDVVVFSPACSSFDMFRNFEERGEAFRKAVEELPG, from the coding sequence GTGACCGTGGAACCCTTCGCGGAGAAACCGGTGATCGTGGCGGGGGCCGGGCGGTCCGGGCTCCTCGCGGCGCGCCTGCTGGCCGGGGAGGGAGCCCGGGTCACGCTGCGGGACGACCGCCCCCGCGCGGACGTCGAGGCGTCGCTGTGCGAGCCGATCCCCGCCGGGATCGCCTTCCTGCGGGGGATGCCCGGGGAAGAGGAGGCTCGGGGGAGCGCCTTGCTCGTCGTGTCGCCTGGCGTCCCCCGGGAGCGGCTGCCCCTTTCGGCCCTCGCCGCGGCGGGTGTCCCGGTATGGGGGGAGCTCGAGCTCGGGTTCCGGAGGTTTCAGGGGAAGGTGGCGGCGATCACGGGAACCAACGGGAAGTCGACGGTGACCACCCTCGTCGGGGGGATGGCTTCCGGGGCCTTCCCGAAGGTGTTCGTCGGGGGGAATCTCGGGACGCCGTTCGTCGCCGCCGCGGGGGCCCCCTGCGACTGGGGCGTGGTGGAAGTCTCCAGCTTCCAGCTCGAGTCGATCGGAAGTTTCCGGCCCCGGGTGGCGGCGCTGCTGAACCTCACCGAGGACCATCGTGACCGGTATGCGGCGAAGGAGGCGTATTTCGAGGCCAAGATGGCTATCTTCCGGAACCAGGGCCCCTCCGACACCGCGGTCGTCAATGCCGACGACCCCGAGGTGACCGCGCGCCTGGGCTCGATCCGGGCGCGGCTTCTCCCGTTCTCCGTGTCGCGGGCCCTGGAGGAGGGCGCCTTCCTGTCCGGCGGGGAGATGGTGCTCCGGACGGCCTCGGGAGAGGAGCGCTACCCCCGGGCGGCCCTTAAGATCCCCGGCCTGCAGAACGTGGAGAACGCCCTCGCGGCGATCGCCGTCGCCCGTTCGATGGGGGTCCCCCCGCCGGCGGTGCTGGCGGAGCTCGCGCGGTTCCCCGGACTGCCGCACCGGGTGGAGTTCGTCCGATCGGTCGCGGGAGTTTCGTATTACAACGATTCCAAGGGGACGAACGTGGGCGCCGTCCTCGCCGCCCTGGACGGATTCCCCGAGCCGGTGGTGCTGATCGCGGGAGGCAAGGACAAGGGAGTGGACTTCCGGCCCCTGCGGGCCGCCCTCGGCAGAAAAGCCCGGGCCGTCGTGCTTCTCGGGGAGGCCAGGGACAGGATGGCGAGGGAGCTGGCGGGGGCGGCGCCGGTCACCGTGGCCGGCTCGCTCGCCCAGGCGGTGCGGGCCGCGGCCGATACCGCGCGGGCGGGGGACGTGGTCGTCTTCTCGCCGGCGTGCTCGAGCTTCGACATGTTCCGGAACTTCGAGGAGCGCGGAGAGGCGTTCCGCAAGGCCGTGGAGGAGTTGCCCGGATGA
- the murB gene encoding UDP-N-acetylmuramate dehydrogenase, protein MRSIEVAFQVRLREHTTIGIGGAADRLVFPRSAAQVREVVMAEGRSGRPVKVLGAGSNLLVADSGVSATVLCTKKHLSKVVFHSDGSVVVEAGVMLPRLAVLCALSGISGMEPLSGIPGTVGGALSINAGAYGRSIGELTEWVEVVDAGGEIHRVEARAIRFGYREAEYPVQGIVVRAGFRFGAGTREAVFERMREVNEKRRASQPWGEKTFGSAFRNPPGGVGKARELLERAGMKGEAEGDACFSPKHANFLVNRGRATAADVRRLLSRGQSAVRVTCGVLLLPEVKMWGDFDV, encoded by the coding sequence GTGCGAAGCATCGAGGTCGCGTTCCAGGTGAGGCTGCGGGAGCATACCACCATCGGAATCGGGGGCGCCGCCGATCGGCTGGTGTTCCCGCGGTCGGCAGCGCAGGTCCGGGAGGTCGTCATGGCGGAGGGCCGTTCGGGTCGCCCCGTCAAGGTCCTGGGGGCGGGATCCAACCTCCTGGTGGCCGACAGCGGCGTGTCGGCGACCGTGCTGTGCACGAAGAAGCACCTTTCCAAGGTGGTCTTCCACTCCGACGGCTCGGTGGTCGTCGAGGCGGGAGTGATGCTTCCCCGGTTGGCAGTGCTCTGCGCCCTGTCCGGAATTTCCGGGATGGAGCCGCTCTCCGGGATCCCGGGAACGGTGGGCGGCGCGTTGTCGATCAACGCCGGGGCGTACGGGCGGAGCATCGGGGAGCTGACGGAGTGGGTGGAAGTCGTCGATGCCGGGGGGGAGATCCACAGGGTGGAGGCACGGGCGATCCGGTTCGGGTATCGCGAGGCGGAATACCCCGTCCAGGGGATCGTGGTGCGGGCCGGGTTCCGGTTCGGAGCCGGGACCCGGGAGGCCGTGTTCGAGCGGATGCGGGAGGTCAACGAGAAGCGTCGCGCCAGCCAGCCGTGGGGGGAGAAGACCTTCGGATCCGCGTTTCGCAATCCTCCCGGAGGCGTGGGAAAAGCCAGGGAGCTGCTCGAGCGGGCGGGAATGAAGGGCGAAGCGGAAGGGGACGCCTGCTTCTCCCCGAAGCACGCGAACTTCCTCGTGAACCGGGGACGCGCGACCGCGGCGGATGTCCGGCGGCTCCTGTCCCGCGGCCAGAGCGCGGTGCGGGTAACCTGCGGCGTTCTGCTCCTTCCCGAAGTGAAAATGTGGGGGGACTTCGATGTCTGA
- a CDS encoding UDP-N-acetylglucosamine--N-acetylmuramyl-(pentapeptide) pyrophosphoryl-undecaprenol N-acetylglucosamine transferase produces the protein MALPLRMIVAGGGTGGHVFPGIALADAFLSLCPDGAVSFVGTREGLEARAVPARGFPIDFVPSGQVRGKGIAALPGVFRMGVGFPAAMAVLRRRRPDLVFGVGGYASVPVALSAALLGVPLFLQEQNSVPGRSNRHLARHALRVFAGFSGAVPFFPPGRAEVTGNPVRAEIVAAARERGRVWPPETPFTVLALGGSQGARAINNRVLGMARRAKREGTAIRFLLQTGTGEYEEVARSAREEALPVEPFSFADRIGDWYPRCHAVLMRAGALSIAEAALFGRPCVLVPYPFAADDHQAGNAREFCASGAGAWLPESEATEEALWSTLWSLGGDRVPRERAGAAAVSFSRPAAAVDAVRAALLLSGNVSGEEGAPDV, from the coding sequence ATGGCATTGCCACTGCGGATGATCGTAGCCGGGGGAGGGACCGGTGGGCACGTCTTTCCGGGGATCGCCCTTGCTGATGCGTTTCTCTCCCTCTGCCCCGACGGCGCCGTCTCCTTCGTCGGGACAAGGGAAGGGCTCGAGGCGCGGGCCGTTCCGGCCAGGGGGTTCCCGATCGATTTCGTCCCGTCCGGCCAGGTTCGAGGGAAGGGGATCGCGGCCCTCCCGGGCGTCTTCCGGATGGGGGTCGGATTTCCCGCGGCGATGGCGGTCTTGAGGCGGCGCCGCCCGGACCTCGTCTTCGGCGTGGGGGGATACGCCTCGGTGCCGGTCGCGCTCTCCGCCGCTCTCCTGGGCGTTCCGCTGTTCCTGCAGGAGCAGAACAGCGTGCCCGGCCGATCGAACCGGCACCTTGCGCGGCATGCGCTCCGGGTGTTCGCGGGCTTTTCGGGCGCGGTCCCGTTCTTCCCGCCCGGTCGGGCGGAGGTCACGGGGAACCCGGTCCGCGCGGAGATCGTCGCGGCGGCGCGGGAGCGCGGGCGGGTATGGCCGCCGGAGACGCCGTTCACCGTGCTGGCGCTGGGAGGTTCGCAGGGGGCGCGGGCGATCAACAACCGGGTGCTGGGAATGGCCCGGAGAGCGAAGCGGGAGGGGACGGCGATCCGGTTTCTGCTGCAGACGGGGACGGGGGAGTACGAGGAGGTGGCGCGTTCGGCGCGGGAGGAGGCCCTCCCGGTGGAGCCGTTTTCGTTCGCCGACCGGATCGGGGATTGGTACCCGCGCTGCCACGCCGTGCTGATGCGCGCCGGAGCCCTCTCCATCGCGGAGGCGGCGCTCTTCGGACGCCCGTGCGTGCTCGTCCCGTACCCGTTCGCGGCGGACGACCACCAGGCGGGGAACGCGAGGGAGTTCTGCGCTTCCGGCGCCGGGGCGTGGCTGCCGGAAAGCGAAGCGACCGAGGAGGCCCTCTGGTCGACGCTGTGGAGCCTCGGCGGCGATCGGGTACCGCGGGAGCGCGCGGGAGCGGCGGCGGTTTCCTTCTCCCGTCCCGCCGCGGCGGTAGATGCGGTCCGTGCGGCGTTGCTGCTGTCCGGGAACGTTTCCGGGGAGGAGGGAGCGCCGGATGTATAG
- the mraY gene encoding phospho-N-acetylmuramoyl-pentapeptide-transferase encodes MLYHLLFPLHESYSFFNVFRYITFRTIYAAITALLICFLLGPWMIRVLRSHQIGQTIRLDGPESHLSKEGTPTMGGLLIVLASVIPTLLWANLTNHYIWIAVFVTLGFGAIGFADDYRKVIRKNTKGLSPRRKLIAQVALAAAAAGLIYMDIGIKDTVIIPFLKNVRPSLGVLYIPFTILVIVGASNAVNLTDGLDGLAIGPSIIAAGTYMLFAYLTGNVKISNYLQIQYVPGVGELTIFCGALAGAGLGFLWFNAYPAQLFMGDTGSLALGGALGTVAVMVKQELVLVLVGGVFVVEALSVIFQVTSYKTRRKRIFRMAPIHHHFELQGWAEPKIIVRFWIISIILALLAISTLKIR; translated from the coding sequence ATGCTTTATCACCTATTATTCCCGCTCCACGAGAGCTATTCGTTCTTCAACGTGTTCCGCTACATCACGTTCCGGACGATCTACGCCGCGATCACCGCGCTGCTGATCTGCTTTCTCCTCGGCCCCTGGATGATCCGTGTTCTACGGAGTCACCAGATCGGGCAGACCATCCGGCTGGACGGCCCGGAGAGCCACCTCTCCAAGGAGGGGACACCGACGATGGGGGGGCTGCTCATCGTCCTCGCGTCGGTCATCCCTACGCTGTTGTGGGCGAACCTCACGAACCACTACATCTGGATCGCCGTCTTCGTGACGCTCGGATTCGGCGCGATCGGGTTCGCGGACGACTACAGGAAAGTTATCCGGAAGAACACGAAGGGGCTGAGCCCGCGCAGGAAACTGATCGCCCAGGTCGCCCTTGCCGCCGCCGCCGCCGGGCTCATCTACATGGATATCGGCATCAAGGACACGGTGATCATCCCCTTTCTCAAGAACGTCCGCCCCTCCCTCGGGGTTCTCTACATCCCGTTCACCATTCTCGTGATCGTGGGGGCCTCCAACGCGGTGAACCTGACCGACGGGCTGGACGGGCTGGCGATCGGCCCCTCCATCATCGCCGCCGGGACGTACATGCTCTTCGCCTACCTCACCGGCAACGTCAAGATCTCGAACTACCTCCAGATCCAGTACGTCCCGGGCGTCGGGGAGCTGACGATTTTCTGCGGCGCCCTCGCGGGGGCGGGGCTCGGGTTCCTCTGGTTCAACGCCTACCCGGCGCAGCTGTTCATGGGGGACACGGGATCCCTTGCCCTGGGGGGCGCCCTGGGGACGGTGGCGGTGATGGTGAAGCAGGAACTCGTCCTCGTGCTGGTGGGGGGGGTATTCGTGGTGGAGGCCCTCTCCGTGATCTTCCAGGTGACCTCCTACAAGACCCGGAGGAAACGGATCTTCCGGATGGCGCCGATCCACCACCACTTCGAGCTGCAGGGGTGGGCCGAGCCGAAGATCATCGTCCGGTTCTGGATCATCTCGATCATCCTCGCGCTGCTGGCGATCAGCACGCTGAAGATCCGGTGA